The following coding sequences are from one Vulpes vulpes isolate BD-2025 chromosome 12, VulVul3, whole genome shotgun sequence window:
- the DFFB gene encoding DNA fragmentation factor subunit beta isoform X10, with protein sequence MILCGCLQDDELHTGSAAPGNWLFYLVLLLLADVSDVSGFLSAFHRPSAGLIQAARQLLSDERAPLRQKLLADLLHTISENIAAETRAEDPPWFEGLESRFQSKSGYLRYSCESRIRSYLREVNSYAPTVGKEAQGEYTRIVDLMCQKLRAVQYNGSYFDRGARAGLRLCTPEGWFCCQGPFDVDSCASKHSINPYGNRESRVLFSTWNLDHIIEKKRTVVPALAEAVTERDGREVAWEYFYSLLFTSENLKLVHIACHKKTTHKLSCDPHRIYKLPTKSKRRRPARKCQ encoded by the exons ATGATTCTCTGTGGGTGTCTCCAGGATGATGAGCTCCACACTGGATCTGCAG CACCCGGGAACTGGCTCTTCTATCTGGTCCTCCTCCTGCTGGCAGATGTGAGTGACGTCAGTGGCTTCCTCAGCGCGTTCCACAGGCCGTCCGCGGGGCTCATCCAGGCCGCTCGGCAGCTGCTCTCGGACGAGCGGGCCCCACTGCGGCAGAAGCTGCTGGCCGACCTCCTGCACACCATCAGCGAGAACATTGCGGCCGAGACCAGGGCCGAGGACCCACCATGGTTCGAAG GCTTAGAATCTCGATTCCAGAGTAAGTCTGGGTACCTGAGGTACAGCTGCGAGAGCCGGATCCGGAGCTACCTGAGAGAG GTGAACTCGTATGCCCCCACTGTCGGCAAGGAGGCCCAGGGGGAGTATACCCGCATCGTTGATCTCATGTGCCAGAAGCTGAGGGCGGTGCAATACAATGGCAGCTACTTTGACAGAGGAGCCAGGGCGGGCCTCCGGCTCTGCACCCCAGAAGGCTGGTTCTGCTGCCAG GGTCCTTTTGACGTGGACAGCTGTGCATCCAAACACTCCATCAATCCCTATGGTAACCGGGAGAGCCGGGTCCTCTTCAGCACGTGGAACTTGGACCACAT AATAGAAAAGAAGCGCACAGTGGTCCCTGCACTGGCGGAGGCCGTTACAGAGCGAGATGGCAGAGAAGTGGCCTGGGAGTACTTTTACAGCCTGCTCTTCACCTCTGAGAACCTGAAGTTGGTCCATATCGCCTGCCATAAGAAAACCACCCACAAGCTCAGCTGTGACCCACACAGGATCTACAAACTGCCGACAAAGTCCAAGAGGCGGCGGCCAGCCCGGAAGTGCCAGTGA
- the DFFB gene encoding DNA fragmentation factor subunit beta isoform X6, giving the protein MPPPAGAGGWDLGPDASTWRCERLGARTGCFHLDWGLGTGCFHLEVREAGVWDQMPPPGGARGWGPGPGASTWKCRTGVWGPDASTCRCGRLGSGTRCLHLEVRESGGQDRVLPPGLGSGDRVLPPGGARGWGPGPGASTWRCERLGSGTRCLYLEVREAGDQDRVLPPGLGSGDRLLPPGGARGWGPGTRCLHLQLPVAGSRLCLYEDGTELTGDYFWSVPDNSELVLLTSGQTWQGSEPWFPGMILCGCLQDDELHTGSAAPGNWLFYLVLLLLADVSDVSGFLSAFHRPSAGLIQAARQLLSDERAPLRQKLLADLLHTISENIAAETRAEDPPWFEGLESRFQSKSGYLRYSCESRIRSYLREVNSYAPTVGKEAQGEYTRIVDLMCQKLRAVQYNGSYFDRGARAGLRLCTPEGWFCCQGPFDVDSCASKHSINPYGNRESRVLFSTWNLDHIIEKKRTVVPALAEAVTERDGREVAWEYFYSLLFTSENLKLVHIACHKKTTHKLSCDPHRIYKLPTKSKRRRPARKCQ; this is encoded by the exons ATGCCTCCACCTGCAGGTGCGGGAGGCTGGGATCTGGGACCAGATGCCTCCACCTGGAGGTGCGAGAGGCTGGGGGCCAGGACCGGGTGCTTCCACCTGGACTGGGGTCTGGGGACCGGGTGCTTCCACCTGGAGGTGCGAGAGGCTGGGGTCTGGGACCAGATGCCTCCACCTGGAGGTGCGAGAGGCTGGGGTCCAGGACCTGGTGCTTCCACCTGGAAGTGCAGGACTGGAGTCTGGGGACCGGATGCCTCCACCTGCAGGTGTGGGAGGCTGGGATCTGGGACCAGATGCCTCCACCTGGAGGTGCGAGAGTCTGGGGGCCAGGACCGGGTGCTTCCACCTGGACTGGGGTCTGGGGACCGGGTGCTTCCACCTGGAGGTGCGAGAGGCTGGGGTCCGGGACCGGGTGCTTCCACTTGGAGGTGCGAGAGGCTGGGGTCTGGGACCAGATGCCTCTACTTGGAGGTGCGAGAGGCTGGGGACCAGGACCGGGTGCTTCCACCTGGACTGGGGTCCGGGGACCGGCTGCTTCCACCTGGAGGTGCGAGAGGCTGGGGTCCAGGGACCCGGTGCCTCCACCTGCAG CTCCCTGTTGCCGGCTCCCGTCTGTGCCTCTACGAAGATGGTACAGAGCTAACTGGAGATTACTTCTGGAGTGTGCCTGACAACTCAGAGCTGGTGCTTCTCACCTCGGGCCAGACCTGGCAAGGCT CAGAGCCATGGTTTCCAGGGATGATTCTCTGTGGGTGTCTCCAGGATGATGAGCTCCACACTGGATCTGCAG CACCCGGGAACTGGCTCTTCTATCTGGTCCTCCTCCTGCTGGCAGATGTGAGTGACGTCAGTGGCTTCCTCAGCGCGTTCCACAGGCCGTCCGCGGGGCTCATCCAGGCCGCTCGGCAGCTGCTCTCGGACGAGCGGGCCCCACTGCGGCAGAAGCTGCTGGCCGACCTCCTGCACACCATCAGCGAGAACATTGCGGCCGAGACCAGGGCCGAGGACCCACCATGGTTCGAAG GCTTAGAATCTCGATTCCAGAGTAAGTCTGGGTACCTGAGGTACAGCTGCGAGAGCCGGATCCGGAGCTACCTGAGAGAG GTGAACTCGTATGCCCCCACTGTCGGCAAGGAGGCCCAGGGGGAGTATACCCGCATCGTTGATCTCATGTGCCAGAAGCTGAGGGCGGTGCAATACAATGGCAGCTACTTTGACAGAGGAGCCAGGGCGGGCCTCCGGCTCTGCACCCCAGAAGGCTGGTTCTGCTGCCAG GGTCCTTTTGACGTGGACAGCTGTGCATCCAAACACTCCATCAATCCCTATGGTAACCGGGAGAGCCGGGTCCTCTTCAGCACGTGGAACTTGGACCACAT AATAGAAAAGAAGCGCACAGTGGTCCCTGCACTGGCGGAGGCCGTTACAGAGCGAGATGGCAGAGAAGTGGCCTGGGAGTACTTTTACAGCCTGCTCTTCACCTCTGAGAACCTGAAGTTGGTCCATATCGCCTGCCATAAGAAAACCACCCACAAGCTCAGCTGTGACCCACACAGGATCTACAAACTGCCGACAAAGTCCAAGAGGCGGCGGCCAGCCCGGAAGTGCCAGTGA